Part of the Debaryomyces hansenii CBS767 chromosome C complete sequence genome is shown below.
GCTCTATTgatcttgaatttttcgTTACTCTATGATTACCTTTTGGTTAATACTCTATAACAtaagaatttaatgaatagTCCATTGGCAAGCTGCCGCATTCTACATACTTTGCATCTGGGTTAAAATTCCTGCCAAATGTAAAATTCTTATCgtttaaatcaaaataaaataagtTAGCAAAGTATTAAATCAGCATACCAGGCCATAATTATCACAAGACATTACACAAATATCTTTGATAATGAGTATTATTTGACTATATTTATCAGAAAAACGTTCAAAACTTATTAAACTTCACTAATTACTTTGATAAATCGCATATCTGTTATACTGATCACATGTTACttataattcattatgGTTAGTTTATCAGTGGTTGTATCTAGGCTCCAATCTGCACAGATCTGCCATCACTAAATAATGGACAATTTTCATGCGTACTATTCTTTATCCCTTAAATTATGCTTgaaatctttcttttttgtcGAGATTACACGATTCACTAGGATTTAGAATATAGTAATGTCTTCTGGCCGTACAAAATGCTGTCACATTTagtttatatttattatgttTCCGCtatttccattatttcCGGGACTGTTCGAAAAAAATTACGAGTTATTTTCATGTAGTTTTTTCATGGTAGAATATATCAGTTTCTATTGTAGCTAGATTTACACTCAAGTTAAACATGAATATAATAGCTTATATACCCCAATATTACGTTAGTgcatatataaattctagataaaataaaattagcgttctttaatatatttcagtGATGATACAATAGTACTTGTGTCTTAATATCCAAATTGGCATAAATGTTTATGAATAAAGGATCTTTTCACCTATGCTTGAAAGATCATCACTATTTTATGGCCCGCGCCTGCGGTGCCAAAATTCAACACTACTGGGCTTCgttaaagaaaatactCTTCTAAGAAATATGGCGGCTTAGATTCATCAAAGCCAAGGAAAGTTGGAAAAGAAgtttttttaattaattttattttccgcttaaaattaaagattaTGTACCCTTGCTCTAGGATcataattaatgaaatattaccATCAAAATTACTTCGGCAGTGCAAGAAAACTTAGCAATAAGATGTAATGCGTTGAGTTCTAAATTTCTTGTCATTATAATgcatatataaaaatatatatcttgAATTACTTAAAGATTATATCTCGTTGTTGGAAAACCACTGAAGAGAGCATGAAAGTTCTTAATTTACTAAGACCCTTAGCATTCTGTGCAATAGTAATCGGAGAGAATTTAGGAGCATTTAAAATAGACTTTAAGGTTTTAAGAGGAAATGATAAAAGAGATCTATTTCTCTCTGATGAAAGGCCATATATCATGAAGAGAGATTCTTCAGAAATGGAATTACAAAACAGGCAGACATTTTACTTGGCCAACATAAAGATAGGatctaatgaagatgaagtagGGGTTTTAGTCGATACAGGGTCTTCAGACTTGTGGGTTATGTCCCATGACTTGAATTGCAATagatcatcatcatcaacttCGACCCAAGCTTCACCTTCTTCGACTTCTACAATGATCGCTTCTTTCggatttgaagaagatatcTTGAACTCACACAATGAAAAAAGAGCTATACATGGGGTTCAGTCTTTAGAATGGAATGAAACTTTAGTCGAATATGCTGCAGACTATGCAGCTTCTTCATTCTCATGTGACAACGTTACGTTAGTTCATTCAAATGGACCATATGGCGAAAACTTGGCTGCGGGTTATTCTGGTGGTTATGACCCAGTTGATGCTTGGTACGACGAAATTGAGCTATATGATTTTAATAGTCCAGGCTTCAACAAATCTACTGGACACTTTACTCAATTAGTCTGGAAATCAACTAGTCAACTTGGTTGTGCCAGGGTCATTTGCGATAATGCTTGGGGTCAGTATACAATTTGTGAATACTCGAACACTACAGGTAATGTATTGGGTACCAATTCCGAGACAGGTCTAAGTTATTTTGCCGAAAATGTTTTAAAACCCTTGGTAAATTCCATAAACTAATAATCAACCTAATTTTAGATTCTTGTActtcatttaattttctgTATTTTACTTTACTCTAATGAATGAGAAATTAACGGCATCCCTTTTCACTGATTAGTTATAAAAGAATGTAGAAAAGCCTGTCACTTTTGGAACTCACTAGccattttgaaaaaaataaattgtaCGTAGAGTTATAAGGACTAATTTTTGTCTATTCATTTGAGCCTTCCGGTTAACATgttgcaaaatattatactaATAAAACTATCCCTTAAATATCCTATCAGTGCAGGAGATGTACTAGGGTATTTTCTCATAAAATAGATTAATTAAACCCTATATATCTCTACCGTACGTACAGCATTTAGCATATTCTCGtcttgaataaaataacaAATGATTTAcacatttttgataattttcctcgataaaattatatcttTCAAGGCAAGTATCGAAAGTGAGAACATAAAAGTTAGATTTATTTACATAGGTTAATACCACTGAAAATTATAAGTATTTGTCTAAATACTATAATATGGGAATCTTGATGCTAACAATGATTATGATCATAATTCATATAAAATTTCGTTATAAAGATTTACAATTCCCTAATATACTGATAAAGGAACTAGGAGACCCAAACCAATAAATAAACTATATAGTTTGGCTTTAGATACTTTGTTCATTGAAGCACTAGAACTCCTTCCGCCCGAATTAGAATCATCGCCAAATGTTGAGTCGCTTCCTCCAGATCCGTCTGCTGAACTAGGTAGtgatgttgatgaatatcCAGGGGCCTGAATAGCATTTGGAACGGACGAGGAAATAACTGATATATCTTCCTCGGTTGTATATCTAGCTTGAGCTATggaaatttcaaagtcgTCTAAGTCATAAACAAGATAAGCACTTCTTAAGAcattatcaccaaataaTATGTAATCTGAGCCTGATTGTTGTAAAACACTCAAAAAACATTGGTTATAACTGTATCTTTGTATCAAGCTTCTTAAAGGGACATTTATTTTAAAGCCACTAAAATCAATCGCAACGTaagaatcatcatcatcatcaatacaGTCAACTATATACGCCCCCAAAGAAGAGGAAAATTGCCCATTTAGGCTTTCACCAAGGGAGGTCAAAAGCGATCTTggaaaatatgaatatgtCGATCCTGTATCCAAAACGGCTGTATAGTCATTTGACGCTATCTGAATTTCAGtatttgaatcattcaaaGTGATTCCATTTACAATAACCTCAATTCTAATTGGTTCCGAATAACCATAATTTATCGCAGAATTTACTATCTTAACTGTCTGTAAATCACCAGAATACTTAGCAGAGTCAACTGCTCCAAATAAGATAGTACCAGTTCTTGAGTCTTCTTCACCCAAATAAACCGAGTACAAGGCTTTATTAATAGTACCCtgattctttaatttcaaaggCAAATTCTCGTATTGGTAATTACCCCCATACTGACTAGAATATGTAGTTTCTAATCCCAGAAGTCCTATACCTAATACTCCAATGTCTGAACTTGTATCATTTGAAACTGCGAATGATAATCCCCTTACCGTCACATTACCAAAACTAACATCATCAGTGCCCCAAAAGCCACGTGCATGCGTTCCATCAGCATAATTAATTGAGAAGGGATTAGCTGATTCATTTCTGTTAAAGGAATTAGAATTGGAAACTCTAAATGATCCGTATCTCGTAcaattatcatttgaagattttaaaatttgtCTTACGTTGCCTTCAATCTTAACACTTGATTCGGAAATGTGTTCTAGATGTTCTAGATCATTATTTTCcgatattattttctttctatCACTATCTCCCTCATTTGGTAACTTACTATCCACAAGTATATCTCtttttgatgatgatgaagtaCTTTCACAATTCAAATCATGGGACATAATCCACAAGTCTGAAGACCCTGTATCGACTAAAACTCctacttcatcttcattagatCCTATCTTTATGTTAGCCAAGTAAAATGTCTGTCTGTTTTGTAATTCCATTTCTGAGGAATCTCTCTTCATGATATATGTCGTTCTGTCAGAAAACGAGAGATCGCTCCTATCATTGCCTGTTAAAACCTTGAAGTTTATTCTAAATGTATCCTGGCTTTCTCCTATTACAAACATAGAAAATGCAAGTGGTCCTAATAAATTATGAGCTTTCATCTTTTCTTTCGTGTGATTTCTATCAATAACGAGAACATTATTGCAAATTAGTTCTACATACCTCTATTTATATGATATAACTATTAATGACAAGAGTTTTGTAACATACAGAAATTAACTCATTgctatatatattttcttgCACTGCCTAAGTACTTCTCCTTGATGTTTTCTTACAGCTGAAATTTTACACTATAAGATCCAATTATAAGGGTACATAATCTTCAAGCCCTTTCGCAATCATTCAACTATTATCTTAGTATAGTTTTTCATTTAATGACCTTTTGTAAAATTTTCTTGGCTTCGAAGAATCTAAGccatattattcaataatttatttatctCAACTGAACAATCTTGGCTCCATAGAACAGATAGTTAAGCGTAATAGTGACAATTCTAAAGGCTTGTAAGTATTGTATCATACATAGAATATGCAAATAAAACTATAGGTACTAGCTATATCTTGTAATATTGTTCCTTTCGATGTAACAGATACTATTCGATTTTACTTACTTCTAAGtcttttttaaatatttccGCTATAATCTCTTACTCCGGACTACATATTTATGTATCTGAATAAAGTATATTTTAACAGGCAGGGTTCAAGGATTTACAGAATCCATTCATAAAACAGAGATTACCTAGGACGAGAATAAAGGAAATAAAGGAAATAATATAGATTTCGGATAGTTATACCAAGAGAAATTGTTTAAAATTCGCGGCGAGTGGGACAAGTATCAAGCTCTCATTAGACTTGGCACATTGATATATTTACctcatttttattaattattaagACTATTGGTATTGGAATAATGATTGTTAGGATTTATGGAATATAACTAGTAGTGAGCAACTAGCATGTATTAAATTTCGTAACTTTGGATAGCATACCGTATGCGGAAAGTTGCAGCAcattaaaaaaataaaattcaaataaaggGACAAGTTGTTGTATTAATTATGAACATTCAATTTGCAAATTGAATGCTGTCCTTATGAGTGATTAAAACAATGTCAAAAGTTTGGAAATTTGTTAGACTGAAAAGGTAGTGTTCCTTCCTCTACCAATATCGGAAATGATTTGTcttgttttctttgaatatGCACattattttaaataataaatcaattaataaaatatgaGAATAATCAAAAGAGTAACTATATGAATAGAAAATTGCtacttttaataaatttgtgGTACCAGTTCATGCATAAAGCTGATGATAACTTATAGGaagtataataatgatgcccttgaagaaaaatatgaattagTATG
Proteins encoded:
- a CDS encoding DEHA2C17886p (similar to uniprot|P32329 Saccharomyces cerevisiae YLR120c YPS1 Aspartic protease or uniprot|P53379 Saccharomyces cerevisiae YDR144C MKC7 GPI-anchored aspartyl protease), which gives rise to MKAHNLLGPLAFSMFVIGESQDTFRINFKVLTGNDRSDLSFSDRTTYIMKRDSSEMELQNRQTFYLANIKIGSNEDEVGVLVDTGSSDLWIMSHDLNCESTSSSSKRDILVDSKLPNEGDSDRKKIISENNDLEHLEHISESSVKIEGNVRQILKSSNDNCTRYGSFRVSNSNSFNRNESANPFSINYADGTHARGFWGTDDVSFGNVTVRGLSFAVSNDTSSDIGVLGIGLSGLETTYSSQYGGNYQYENLPLKLKNQGTINKALYSVYLGEEDSRTGTILFGAVDSAKYSGDLQTVKIVNSAINYGYSEPIRIEVIVNGITLNDSNTEIQIASNDYTAVLDTGSTYSYFPRSLLTSLGESLNGQFSSSLGAYIVDCIDDDDDSYVAIDFSGFKINVPLRSLIQRYSYNQCFLSVLQQSGSDYILFGDNVLRSAYLVYDLDDFEISIAQARYTTEEDISVISSSVPNAIQAPGYSSTSLPSSADGSGGSDSTFGDDSNSGGRSSSASMNKVSKAKLYSLFIGLGLLVPLSVY
- a CDS encoding DEHA2C17864p (weakly similar to uniprot|Q9HFZ2 Candida albicans RBT4 Repressed by TUP1 protein 4), which translates into the protein MKVLNLLRPLAFCAIVIGENLGAFKIDFKVLRGNDKRDLFLSDERPYIMKRDSSEMELQNRQTFYLANIKIGSNEDEVGVLVDTGSSDLWVMSHDLNCNRSSSSTSTQASPSSTSTMIASFGFEEDILNSHNEKRAIHGVQSLEWNETLVEYAADYAASSFSCDNVTLVHSNGPYGENLAAGYSGGYDPVDAWYDEIELYDFNSPGFNKSTGHFTQLVWKSTSQLGCARVICDNAWGQYTICEYSNTTGNVLGTNSETGLSYFAENVLKPLVNSIN